In one window of Pseudomonas putida DNA:
- a CDS encoding STAS domain-containing protein encodes MAVETDFSPDEKQLTIKVKGRFDFGKHQEFRDAYERQHPAPDSVVVDLKDATYLDSSALGMLLLLRDHAGGDHSDIKVINTSSDVRKILAISNFEKLFDVS; translated from the coding sequence ATGGCAGTCGAAACTGATTTTTCACCGGACGAAAAGCAGCTGACGATCAAGGTCAAGGGCCGTTTCGATTTCGGCAAGCATCAGGAATTTCGTGACGCCTACGAGCGCCAGCATCCGGCCCCGGACTCGGTCGTGGTGGATCTCAAGGATGCGACGTACCTGGACAGCTCCGCACTGGGCATGCTGCTGCTGTTGCGCGATCACGCCGGTGGTGACCACTCGGATATCAAAGTGATCAATACCAGTTCTGATGTGCGCAAGATCCTCGCCATTTCCAACTTCGAAAAATTGTTCGACGTCAGCTGA
- the fliG gene encoding flagellar motor switch protein FliG has product MSDNRAVTAKLSRVDKAAILLLSLGETDAAQVLRHMGPKEVQRVGVAMAQMGNVHREQVEQVMSEFVEIVGDQTSLGVGSDGYIRKMLNQALGEDKANGLIDRILLGGNTSGLDSLKWMEPRAVADVIRYEHPQIQAIVVAYLDPDQAGEVLSNFDHKVRLDIVLRVSSLNTVQPAALKELNQILEKQFSGNSNAARTTLGGIKRAADIMNFLDSSVEGQLMDAIRDIDSDLSEQIEDLMFVFNNLADVDDRGIQALLREVSSDVLVVSLKGADEKVKDKIFKNMSKRASELLRDDLEAKGPVRVSDVETAQKEILTIARRMAEAGEIVLGGKGAEEMI; this is encoded by the coding sequence ATGAGTGACAACCGAGCCGTTACCGCCAAGCTGAGCCGCGTCGACAAGGCGGCGATTCTCCTGCTGTCCCTGGGCGAGACCGATGCAGCCCAGGTCCTGCGCCACATGGGGCCCAAGGAGGTGCAGCGGGTTGGCGTCGCCATGGCGCAGATGGGCAACGTGCACCGCGAGCAGGTCGAGCAGGTCATGAGCGAGTTCGTCGAGATCGTCGGCGACCAGACCAGCCTGGGCGTCGGCTCCGACGGCTATATCCGCAAGATGCTCAACCAGGCGCTCGGCGAGGACAAGGCCAATGGCCTGATCGACCGCATCCTGCTCGGTGGCAACACCAGTGGCCTGGACAGCCTGAAGTGGATGGAGCCGCGTGCCGTGGCCGATGTCATCCGCTACGAGCACCCGCAGATCCAGGCCATCGTGGTTGCCTACCTCGACCCCGACCAGGCCGGTGAAGTGCTGAGCAATTTCGACCATAAGGTGCGCCTGGACATCGTCCTGCGCGTCTCCTCGTTGAACACCGTGCAGCCGGCGGCACTCAAGGAGCTCAACCAGATCCTCGAGAAGCAGTTCTCGGGCAACTCCAATGCTGCGCGCACCACCCTGGGCGGCATCAAGCGCGCTGCCGACATCATGAACTTCCTCGACAGCTCCGTGGAAGGCCAGCTGATGGATGCGATCCGCGATATCGACAGCGACCTGTCCGAGCAGATCGAAGACCTGATGTTCGTCTTCAACAACCTGGCCGACGTCGACGACCGTGGTATCCAGGCGCTGCTGCGCGAGGTGTCCTCGGACGTGCTGGTGGTCTCGCTCAAGGGCGCGGACGAGAAGGTCAAGGACAAGATCTTCAAGAACATGTCCAAGCGTGCTTCGGAACTGCTGCGCGACGACCTGGAGGCCAAGGGGCCGGTGCGGGTCAGCGATGTGGAAACGGCGCAGAAGGAAATCCTCACCATCGCTCGACGCATGGCCGAGGCCGGCGAGATCGTGCTCGGTGGCAAGGGTGCCGAGGAAATGATCTAA
- the fliI gene encoding flagellar protein export ATPase FliI yields MRLERTSFAKRLAGYAEAVNLPEQPVVEGRLLRMVGLTLEAEGLRGAVGSRCMVINDDSYHPVQVEAEVMGFAGSKVFLMPVGSIAGIAPGARVVPLDDSGRLPMGMSMLGRVLDGAGRALDGKGGMKAEDWVPLDGPVINPLNRDPISQPLDVGIRSINGLLTVGRGQRLGLFAGTGVGKSVLLGMMTRFTKADIIVVGLIGERGREVKEFIEHILGEEGLKRSVVVASPADDAPLMRLRAAMYCTRIAEYFRDKGKNVLLLMDSLTRFAQAQREIALAIGEPPATRGYPPSVFAKLPKLVERAGNGEAGGGAITAFYTVLSEGDDQQDPIADSARGVLDGHFVLSRRLAEEGHYPAIDIEASISRVMPQVVDADHLRQAQKFKQLWSRLSQSRDLISVGAYVAGGDPETDLAIALQSKLVAFLRQGLDESVGMAESGEQLGAVFAPPAGG; encoded by the coding sequence ATGCGCCTTGAACGCACCAGTTTCGCCAAGCGCCTGGCTGGCTATGCCGAGGCGGTGAATCTGCCGGAGCAGCCGGTGGTCGAGGGCCGTCTGCTGCGCATGGTCGGTCTCACCCTCGAAGCCGAGGGCTTGCGCGGCGCCGTGGGCAGCCGCTGCATGGTGATCAACGACGACAGCTACCACCCGGTGCAGGTCGAGGCCGAAGTGATGGGCTTTGCGGGCAGCAAGGTCTTTCTCATGCCGGTCGGCAGTATCGCCGGTATCGCCCCCGGCGCGCGGGTTGTGCCGCTGGACGACAGTGGCCGCCTGCCCATGGGCATGAGCATGCTTGGACGGGTGCTCGATGGCGCCGGCCGTGCCCTCGATGGCAAGGGCGGGATGAAGGCCGAGGACTGGGTGCCGCTGGATGGCCCGGTGATCAACCCGCTGAACCGTGATCCGATCAGTCAGCCGCTGGATGTGGGTATCCGCAGTATCAACGGCCTGCTGACTGTCGGTCGCGGCCAGCGCCTGGGTCTGTTCGCCGGTACGGGTGTCGGTAAGTCGGTGCTGCTGGGCATGATGACCCGCTTCACCAAGGCCGACATCATCGTGGTCGGCCTGATCGGTGAGCGGGGCCGCGAGGTGAAGGAGTTCATCGAGCACATCCTTGGCGAGGAAGGGCTCAAGCGCTCGGTGGTGGTCGCTTCGCCGGCCGACGATGCACCGCTGATGCGACTGCGCGCAGCCATGTATTGCACGCGCATCGCCGAGTATTTCCGCGACAAGGGCAAGAATGTCCTGTTGTTGATGGATTCGTTGACCCGTTTTGCCCAGGCGCAGCGGGAAATCGCCCTGGCTATCGGCGAGCCCCCCGCCACCCGTGGCTATCCGCCGTCGGTGTTCGCCAAGTTGCCCAAGTTGGTCGAGCGCGCGGGTAATGGTGAGGCGGGGGGGGGGGCGATCACTGCGTTCTATACCGTGCTTTCCGAGGGGGATGACCAGCAGGACCCGATCGCCGATTCGGCACGTGGGGTGCTGGACGGACACTTCGTGCTGTCCCGGCGCCTGGCCGAGGAGGGGCATTATCCGGCGATCGACATCGAGGCTTCGATCAGCCGGGTGATGCCGCAGGTGGTGGATGCCGACCATCTGCGCCAGGCGCAGAAGTTCAAGCAACTATGGTCGCGCCTGTCGCAGAGTCGCGACCTGATCAGCGTGGGTGCCTACGTGGCCGGTGGCGATCCGGAAACCGACCTGGCCATTGCCTTGCAGTCCAAGCTGGTGGCGTTCTTGCGCCAGGGGTTGGACGAGAGTGTCGGCATGGCCGAGAGCGGCGAGCAGCTGGGCGCGGTGTTCGCCCCGCCGGCGGGCGGCTGA
- the fliH gene encoding flagellar assembly protein FliH translates to MSTKEHPSDLIRARDLEGVDIWALPSFDPEPEPAPEPEPEVVEEVEEVPLEEVQPLTLEELEAIRQEAYNEGFATGEREGFHSTQLKVRQEAEEALTAKLASLELLMANLLEPIAEQDTQIEKSLVHLVAHVARQVIGRELASDSSQITHVLREALKLLPMGADNIRIHLNPQDFELAKALRERHEESWKLLEDESLLPGGCRIETAHSRIDATMETRMEKAVAQLFEQTHDQSLHPAAPDLSVDLDSPDAP, encoded by the coding sequence ATGTCCACCAAAGAACATCCCAGCGACCTGATCCGCGCCCGCGACCTCGAGGGCGTCGATATATGGGCATTGCCCAGCTTCGATCCGGAGCCTGAGCCCGCGCCTGAACCTGAGCCCGAGGTGGTCGAGGAAGTCGAGGAAGTGCCGCTGGAGGAAGTCCAGCCGCTGACCCTCGAAGAGCTCGAAGCGATTCGCCAGGAGGCCTACAACGAAGGCTTCGCCACCGGCGAGCGCGAGGGTTTCCACAGCACGCAGCTCAAGGTGCGCCAGGAGGCCGAAGAGGCACTGACGGCCAAGCTGGCGAGCCTGGAGCTATTGATGGCCAACCTGCTCGAGCCCATCGCCGAGCAGGATACCCAGATCGAGAAGTCCCTCGTGCACCTGGTCGCCCATGTCGCCCGTCAGGTGATCGGTCGCGAGTTGGCCAGCGATTCCAGCCAGATCACTCATGTGTTGCGCGAGGCGCTGAAACTGCTGCCGATGGGCGCAGACAATATCCGCATCCACCTCAATCCGCAGGATTTCGAGCTGGCCAAGGCCCTGCGCGAACGCCACGAGGAAAGCTGGAAGCTGCTTGAAGACGAGTCGCTGCTGCCAGGCGGTTGCCGCATCGAGACGGCCCACAGCCGCATCGATGCCACCATGGAAACCCGCATGGAAAAGGCCGTGGCGCAGTTGTTCGAGCAGACCCACGACCAATCACTGCATCCTGCTGCGCCGGATCTGTCGGTCGACCTGGACAGCCCCGATGCGCCTTGA
- a CDS encoding fused response regulator/phosphatase, whose amino-acid sequence MPAEQGLRVLIAEDGAADRLLLAQIVRRQGHEVVTAENGEQAVALFAEQRPDLVLLDALMPVMDGFEAARRIKAMAGEALIPIIFLTSMNEEQGLVRCLEAGGDDFMAKPYSAVILAAKIGAMDRLRRLQATVLEQRDELARHHHHLLNEQRVAKAVFDKVAHSGCLRSSNIRYLQSPYALFNGDLLLAAFAPSGDMHVLLGDFTGHGLPAAVGAMPLAEVFYGMTAKGYGLVETLREMNAKLKRILPVDMFCCALLLNLSFERGTVEVWNGGMPDGYRLSAAGEVLSVLQSRHLPLGILAPEQFDDRTDILPLAAGERLFLLSDGVVDTSDATERLFGVERLREVLAANRDPGRLFDEVMQALERFGGVPRDDISLCDVRMAEPGGLAPVAPVYSDSGRSSPLDWSLSLVLHADSLKRFNPVPYLLQFLQEIHGLRPSSGVLHSVLGELYSNALEHGVLGLDSRLKQDAEGFAEYYRERGRRLAALSEGFVQIALRVEPMATGGRLTVEISDSGTGFDIEKVLARPASEKGFSGRGLQLVQRLGVKAQWLDQGRRARVEFGW is encoded by the coding sequence ATGCCCGCCGAACAGGGATTGAGGGTGCTGATCGCCGAGGACGGTGCCGCGGACCGCTTGCTGCTCGCGCAGATCGTGCGGCGCCAGGGACACGAGGTGGTCACTGCCGAAAACGGCGAGCAGGCCGTTGCGCTGTTCGCCGAACAGAGGCCGGACCTGGTGCTGCTCGACGCCTTGATGCCGGTGATGGATGGATTCGAGGCGGCGCGACGGATCAAGGCCATGGCCGGTGAAGCGCTGATACCGATCATCTTCCTCACCTCGATGAACGAGGAGCAGGGGCTGGTGCGTTGCCTGGAAGCCGGCGGCGACGATTTCATGGCCAAGCCGTATAGCGCAGTGATTCTGGCTGCCAAGATCGGCGCCATGGATCGCCTGCGTCGGCTGCAGGCCACGGTACTGGAGCAGCGCGACGAACTGGCCCGGCATCACCATCACCTGCTCAACGAGCAGCGCGTAGCCAAAGCGGTGTTCGACAAGGTCGCCCATTCCGGTTGCTTGAGAAGCAGCAACATCCGCTACCTGCAGTCGCCCTACGCATTGTTCAACGGCGATCTGCTGCTGGCTGCGTTCGCGCCTTCGGGCGACATGCATGTGCTGCTGGGTGATTTCACCGGTCACGGCTTGCCGGCGGCCGTGGGGGCAATGCCCCTGGCCGAGGTGTTCTATGGCATGACCGCCAAGGGCTATGGTTTGGTCGAGACGCTGCGCGAGATGAACGCCAAGCTCAAGCGCATCCTGCCGGTGGACATGTTCTGTTGTGCGCTGTTGCTGAACCTGAGTTTCGAGCGTGGCACGGTCGAGGTGTGGAACGGTGGCATGCCCGATGGCTATCGTTTGTCGGCCGCCGGCGAGGTGCTGTCGGTGCTGCAATCCCGGCACTTGCCGCTGGGCATCCTGGCGCCCGAGCAGTTCGACGACCGCACCGACATACTGCCGCTGGCAGCGGGGGAGCGATTGTTCCTGCTGTCCGATGGCGTGGTCGATACCAGCGATGCGACGGAGCGATTGTTTGGTGTGGAGCGCTTGCGTGAGGTGTTGGCGGCCAACCGCGACCCTGGGCGACTGTTCGATGAAGTGATGCAGGCGCTGGAGCGCTTTGGTGGTGTGCCGCGAGACGACATCAGCCTGTGTGATGTCCGCATGGCCGAACCTGGTGGCCTGGCACCTGTGGCGCCGGTGTATTCCGACAGCGGTCGCTCCAGTCCGCTGGATTGGTCGTTGTCGCTGGTGCTGCATGCCGACAGCCTGAAGCGCTTCAACCCGGTGCCTTATCTGTTGCAGTTCCTCCAGGAAATCCATGGTCTGCGTCCCAGCAGCGGGGTGTTGCACAGTGTGCTGGGTGAGCTGTATTCCAATGCGCTGGAGCACGGGGTGTTGGGCCTGGACTCACGGCTCAAGCAGGATGCCGAGGGATTTGCCGAGTACTACCGCGAACGCGGTCGGCGCCTGGCGGCGTTGTCCGAAGGGTTCGTGCAAATCGCGCTGAGGGTGGAACCCATGGCAACAGGTGGTCGTCTGACTGTTGAAATCAGCGACAGTGGCACGGGTTTTGATATCGAGAAAGTCTTGGCGCGCCCTGCGTCGGAAAAAGGTTTCAGTGGGCGTGGGCTACAGTTGGTACAGCGCTTGGGCGTCAAGGCTCAATGGCTCGACCAGGGGCGGCGGGCGCGGGTGGAGTTCGGTTGGTGA
- the fliJ gene encoding flagellar export protein FliJ, with protein MALPSRAARLSPVVEMAEEAERKAVQRMGHFQQLVAQAQAKLAELERFREDYQLQWINRGSQGVGGSWLVNYQRFLGQLETAMTQQRQSLTWHQNNLKNARDAWQQAYARVEGLRKLVQRYLDEARRAEDKREQKLLDELSQRLPRQHHFPG; from the coding sequence ATGGCCCTGCCCAGTCGTGCCGCGCGCCTTTCGCCGGTGGTGGAGATGGCCGAGGAGGCCGAGCGCAAGGCTGTCCAGCGCATGGGTCACTTCCAGCAACTGGTGGCCCAGGCGCAGGCCAAGCTCGCCGAGCTTGAGCGTTTTCGCGAAGACTACCAGTTGCAGTGGATCAACCGCGGCAGCCAGGGCGTTGGCGGCAGTTGGTTGGTCAACTACCAGCGCTTTCTGGGCCAGTTGGAAACGGCCATGACCCAGCAGCGCCAGAGCCTGACCTGGCACCAGAACAACCTCAAGAATGCCCGCGACGCCTGGCAACAGGCCTATGCCCGGGTAGAGGGCCTGCGCAAGCTGGTGCAGCGCTACCTGGACGAAGCCCGCCGGGCCGAAGACAAGCGTGAGCAGAAGCTGCTCGACGAGCTGTCGCAGCGGTTGCCCAGGCAGCATCATTTTCCAGGCTGA